The following are encoded in a window of Camelus ferus isolate YT-003-E chromosome 20, BCGSAC_Cfer_1.0, whole genome shotgun sequence genomic DNA:
- the MRPS10 gene encoding 28S ribosomal protein S10, mitochondrial isoform X1 — protein MAARASLCALGWRLWKGSRNFSVSSCRNSTAQNGGFLLSTNMKWVQFSNLHVDVPKDLTKPTITISDEPDTLYKRLSVLVKGHDKAVLDSYEYFAVLAAKELGISIKVHEPPRKIERFTLLKSVHIFKKHRVQYEMRTLYRCLELEHLTGSTADVYLEYIQRNLPEGVAMEVTKTKLGTVTRTHQEANLGNSTRGKRRKQAIKSQTTCAGM, from the exons gGTTCGAGGAATTTTTCTGTAAGCAGTTGTAGGAACAGTACAGCCCAAAATGGTGGCTTTCTCCT CAGCACCAATATGAAGTGGGTACAGTTTTCAAACTTACACGTTGATGTTCCCAAGGATTTGACCAAACCTACG ATAACAATTTCTGATGAACCAGACACATTATATAAGCGCCTGTCAGTTTTAGTAAAAGGCCATGATAAGGCTGTGTTGGACAGTTATGAATATTTTGCCGTGCTTGCTGCTAAAGAACTTGGTATCTCTATTAAAGT ACATGAACCTCCAAGGAAAATAGAGCGATTTACTCTTCTCAAATCAGTGCATATTTTCAAGAAGCACAGAGTTCAGTATGAAATGAGAACGCTTTACAGATGTTTAGAG ttAGAACATCTCACTGGAAGTACGGCAGATGTCTACTTGGAATATATTCAGCGAAACTTACCTGAGGGAGTTGCCATGGAGGTTACAAAG ACAAAATTAGGAACAGTTACCAGAACACATCAAGAAGCCAATCTGGGAAACAGTaccagaggaaaaagaagaaagcaagccatAAAGTCTCAGACCACTTGTGCTGGGATGTGA
- the MRPS10 gene encoding 28S ribosomal protein S10, mitochondrial isoform X2, with protein MAARASLCALGWRLWKGSRNFSVSSCRNSTAQNGGFLLTNMKWVQFSNLHVDVPKDLTKPTITISDEPDTLYKRLSVLVKGHDKAVLDSYEYFAVLAAKELGISIKVHEPPRKIERFTLLKSVHIFKKHRVQYEMRTLYRCLELEHLTGSTADVYLEYIQRNLPEGVAMEVTKTKLGTVTRTHQEANLGNSTRGKRRKQAIKSQTTCAGM; from the exons gGTTCGAGGAATTTTTCTGTAAGCAGTTGTAGGAACAGTACAGCCCAAAATGGTGGCTTTCTCCT CACCAATATGAAGTGGGTACAGTTTTCAAACTTACACGTTGATGTTCCCAAGGATTTGACCAAACCTACG ATAACAATTTCTGATGAACCAGACACATTATATAAGCGCCTGTCAGTTTTAGTAAAAGGCCATGATAAGGCTGTGTTGGACAGTTATGAATATTTTGCCGTGCTTGCTGCTAAAGAACTTGGTATCTCTATTAAAGT ACATGAACCTCCAAGGAAAATAGAGCGATTTACTCTTCTCAAATCAGTGCATATTTTCAAGAAGCACAGAGTTCAGTATGAAATGAGAACGCTTTACAGATGTTTAGAG ttAGAACATCTCACTGGAAGTACGGCAGATGTCTACTTGGAATATATTCAGCGAAACTTACCTGAGGGAGTTGCCATGGAGGTTACAAAG ACAAAATTAGGAACAGTTACCAGAACACATCAAGAAGCCAATCTGGGAAACAGTaccagaggaaaaagaagaaagcaagccatAAAGTCTCAGACCACTTGTGCTGGGATGTGA
- the MRPS10 gene encoding 28S ribosomal protein S10, mitochondrial isoform X3, with the protein MAARASLCALGWRLWKGSRNFSVSSCRNSTAQNGGFLLSTNMKWVQFSNLHVDVPKDLTKPTITISDEPDTLYKRLSVLVKGHDKAVLDSYEYFAVLAAKELGISIKVHEPPRKIERFTLLKSVHIFKKHRVQYEMRTLYRCLELEHLTGSTADVYLEYIQRNLPEGVAMEVTKEQLPEHIKKPIWETVPEEKEESKP; encoded by the exons gGTTCGAGGAATTTTTCTGTAAGCAGTTGTAGGAACAGTACAGCCCAAAATGGTGGCTTTCTCCT CAGCACCAATATGAAGTGGGTACAGTTTTCAAACTTACACGTTGATGTTCCCAAGGATTTGACCAAACCTACG ATAACAATTTCTGATGAACCAGACACATTATATAAGCGCCTGTCAGTTTTAGTAAAAGGCCATGATAAGGCTGTGTTGGACAGTTATGAATATTTTGCCGTGCTTGCTGCTAAAGAACTTGGTATCTCTATTAAAGT ACATGAACCTCCAAGGAAAATAGAGCGATTTACTCTTCTCAAATCAGTGCATATTTTCAAGAAGCACAGAGTTCAGTATGAAATGAGAACGCTTTACAGATGTTTAGAG ttAGAACATCTCACTGGAAGTACGGCAGATGTCTACTTGGAATATATTCAGCGAAACTTACCTGAGGGAGTTGCCATGGAGGTTACAAAG GAACAGTTACCAGAACACATCAAGAAGCCAATCTGGGAAACAGTaccagaggaaaaagaagaaagcaagccatAA